The Kitasatospora paranensis genome has a window encoding:
- a CDS encoding DUF5919 domain-containing protein has product MNEPLRRAMARANMTEALLARAVGVDPKTIGRWVSNPARVPHARHRAAASRALDEEETVLWPAVQTLVKSGPDRELVQLYPYRSAAPTSLWAQLIRRAESDLVFAGYTNYFLWLEQARLGEVLRRKAASGCRIRFILGDPASTVTRQRESEEAVPLTLSTRIEVTLAELRKLRDVPNIEARFETGHAPCRSSASTVT; this is encoded by the coding sequence GTGAATGAACCTCTGAGGCGGGCCATGGCTCGTGCGAACATGACCGAAGCTCTGCTCGCGCGTGCAGTAGGTGTCGACCCGAAAACCATCGGACGATGGGTCAGCAACCCCGCACGCGTGCCCCACGCTCGGCACCGTGCAGCGGCCAGCCGAGCCCTCGATGAGGAGGAAACCGTGCTCTGGCCAGCCGTGCAGACCCTGGTGAAGTCCGGACCCGACCGAGAACTGGTCCAGCTCTATCCATACCGATCCGCTGCGCCAACATCGCTGTGGGCACAGCTGATCCGCCGGGCGGAGAGCGACCTGGTGTTCGCTGGCTACACCAATTACTTCCTCTGGCTGGAGCAGGCACGACTCGGTGAGGTTCTGCGCAGGAAGGCCGCCTCGGGCTGCCGGATCCGCTTCATTCTCGGTGACCCGGCATCCACCGTCACCCGCCAGCGCGAAAGCGAAGAAGCTGTACCGCTCACCCTGTCCACCCGGATCGAGGTGACACTGGCTGAGCTCAGGAAGCTCCGCGATGTGCCGAACATCGAAGCTCGATTCGAGACCGGCCACGCCCCCTGTCGGTCTTCCGCTTCGACAGTGACATGA
- a CDS encoding DUF2637 domain-containing protein yields the protein MRTDDDRENRERMEPISGELEHRTDPLELTATSPSGRGGRTAQKPRRGEKALLGAIVAGSGVIAGIGFTGSYAAVRRLAQEKGFSWFSYAFPVGVDVGIAVILALDVYLTWKKMAFWPLRMIAWILTAGTIAFNASVSWPDPVGTTMHALIPVLFVIVVEAARHVVRRTADLADDRHMDSIRWWRWALSPVGTFRMWRRMKLWEIRSYDEVVRLERARVLYRKELRIRYGRSWRSNAPIEALRTLRMAGYGIWTEAMHQVLVDAPELPSGDRPVEALPAEKTVVERIPVSAASDLVAPAPSPALSPIASASARQESDAGVVIAVGGGEPAADASRAAAVDFPAAGGPLPIAEDAAARHARWEAGTVESSSAAGHEFVSALPVRDVKSVPPGWQELATSGALVDGAPAAAVLRAEYERDPGADPGGLLQVIQSLTAPLPSAVELHGPPRRVSAPDAEEMTPFAPAPIQRSSSAHLRVEQPQPLEGPHDPPAAEPEPAPLSSESERESRAEQQVDGRPLSKKDRARLIYEQHQREGRELSRGTLARLAGYAHEGSARTVYKELEDELGPIVARPGGHVTGELAAASAGAKLPSRPEPIR from the coding sequence GTGCGCACTGACGACGACAGGGAGAACAGGGAGCGCATGGAGCCCATCTCAGGGGAACTGGAGCACCGCACCGATCCGTTGGAGCTCACCGCCACATCACCGAGCGGCCGTGGAGGGCGCACGGCACAGAAGCCGCGTCGGGGCGAGAAGGCGTTGCTGGGCGCCATCGTGGCCGGGTCCGGTGTGATCGCGGGCATCGGTTTCACCGGAAGCTACGCGGCGGTGCGCCGCCTGGCCCAGGAGAAGGGATTCTCCTGGTTCTCGTATGCCTTCCCGGTCGGTGTGGACGTCGGGATCGCGGTCATCCTGGCGCTGGACGTGTACCTGACGTGGAAGAAGATGGCCTTCTGGCCCCTGCGCATGATCGCGTGGATACTGACGGCCGGGACCATCGCCTTCAACGCCTCCGTCAGCTGGCCGGACCCCGTGGGCACGACCATGCATGCTCTGATCCCGGTCCTCTTCGTGATCGTGGTGGAGGCGGCTCGCCACGTGGTGCGCCGTACCGCTGATCTCGCCGACGACCGGCACATGGACTCGATCCGATGGTGGCGCTGGGCGCTGTCACCGGTGGGGACCTTCCGCATGTGGCGCCGGATGAAGCTGTGGGAGATCCGTTCCTACGACGAGGTCGTGCGGCTGGAGCGCGCCCGTGTGCTGTACCGGAAAGAGCTGCGTATCCGGTACGGCCGCAGCTGGCGATCCAACGCCCCGATTGAGGCTCTGCGGACGTTGCGGATGGCTGGCTACGGCATCTGGACCGAGGCGATGCACCAGGTCCTCGTCGACGCTCCTGAGCTGCCCTCAGGTGACCGGCCCGTGGAGGCGCTGCCGGCGGAGAAGACGGTGGTGGAGCGGATTCCTGTGAGTGCCGCGTCGGACCTCGTGGCTCCCGCGCCTTCGCCGGCTCTGTCCCCGATCGCCTCTGCTTCGGCCCGCCAGGAGTCCGATGCAGGGGTGGTGATCGCGGTGGGAGGAGGCGAGCCGGCCGCTGATGCCTCTCGTGCTGCGGCCGTCGACTTCCCGGCCGCGGGTGGCCCGTTGCCCATCGCAGAGGATGCCGCCGCTCGGCACGCACGGTGGGAAGCAGGGACGGTGGAGTCGTCCTCCGCAGCTGGGCATGAGTTCGTCTCCGCGTTGCCGGTTCGGGACGTCAAGTCGGTCCCTCCCGGATGGCAGGAGCTGGCCACGTCAGGGGCGCTGGTTGACGGTGCGCCAGCCGCAGCGGTGCTCCGCGCCGAGTACGAGCGCGACCCGGGCGCCGACCCGGGCGGCCTGCTGCAGGTGATCCAGTCGCTCACGGCACCTCTTCCGTCAGCAGTGGAGCTGCACGGGCCGCCGCGGCGTGTCTCGGCGCCGGATGCCGAGGAGATGACGCCGTTCGCTCCGGCTCCGATCCAGCGCAGCAGCTCGGCTCACCTCCGTGTCGAGCAACCGCAACCGCTGGAGGGCCCGCACGATCCGCCTGCCGCCGAGCCGGAGCCTGCACCGCTGAGCTCGGAGTCGGAGCGCGAGTCGCGAGCAGAGCAGCAAGTCGACGGCAGGCCCCTCTCGAAGAAGGACCGGGCTCGTCTGATCTACGAACAGCACCAGCGCGAAGGACGGGAGCTGTCCCGAGGAACCCTCGCCCGGCTTGCCGGATACGCCCACGAGGGCAGCGCACGCACGGTCTACAAGGAGCTTGAGGACGAGCTCGGCCCCATCGTGGCCCGGCCCGGCGGGCACGTAACGGGAGAGCTCGCCGCCGCCAGCGCCGGGGCGAAGCTGCCCAGCCGCCCAGAGCCCATTCGGTGA
- a CDS encoding LysM peptidoglycan-binding domain-containing protein, whose protein sequence is MSKSKPATAARTTGDLVRAGLAGLALLALLAAVPWGLITFIGNPLPSSMPTWSTLNQSVGTTVIINTLAVVLWAVWAQFALCVAVELRAALSGIGRLPMRVPAAGVNQALARQLVATMLLVSAGALIIGQASAASAATPAQVPRAVAAAAVVSQQAAAVTTAAPATAQSLPTYVVKAPSEGHRDSLWRIAEQHLGDGTRWSEIQQLNEGRPQPDGGSLGSDSRIRPGWTLLLPADAVGDDLHRSTAQTAPGGAGEHLVTVAEGDTLSGIAERELGDGDKYPLLLEATKVLVQPDGSHLSDPDELFPGEKIVIPAPATATPPATAPAAQPPATTTPAQTPAPDATASPKLASPAPTAPAEAPTAAPAAGPAQIPTTTQPAQHPIAEPEHAQSAAADNSSDTVRNLAVGGAILAAGVLASIGLRRLLQQRRRKPTRRIPMPAGESAGLERQLRATTNPTGLALLDRSLRSMAARAAHLGQEVPQLEAVRVSGDAVELYLAAPAAPIAPFTAAEEDTALWRCGSSTRNTTLLSAEEAARTPAPYPTLVSLGHTPEGDPVLVDLETVGLLSLDGSDGDVLAVLRAFSVELANSMLADDRLLLLAGVGEQLAELYPAHADYYEMLPEALATLASQDAFQRQALEEGGHSSLRAARVSDPAAGDAWTPHILISTAEPAAPQAEQLIDILRAQPRTSIGVIAGNRTDLPVETGWRIPAEAGLEVEIDGLPFTVILQRIEPDAYRHLVDVLATAERRDTLPAPAWTRPTTTTVAAEPTETEDGADQGTEMGEEPVLVGADAATGSALAAQVTYTVGPRPSRWGRPRFRSPSPCRSRWPRTPARHPPYRARSLRPQAPPAPPGSRRTWT, encoded by the coding sequence ATGAGCAAGTCGAAGCCGGCCACGGCCGCCCGCACGACGGGCGACCTGGTGCGCGCCGGCCTGGCCGGCCTGGCCCTGCTCGCGCTGCTGGCGGCCGTGCCGTGGGGGCTGATCACGTTCATCGGTAACCCCCTGCCCAGCAGCATGCCGACGTGGTCCACCCTCAACCAGTCGGTGGGCACCACCGTCATCATCAACACGCTCGCCGTGGTGCTCTGGGCGGTCTGGGCCCAGTTCGCGCTGTGCGTGGCCGTCGAACTCCGCGCCGCGCTCTCGGGGATCGGACGCCTGCCGATGCGGGTGCCGGCGGCTGGCGTCAACCAGGCCCTGGCCCGGCAGCTGGTTGCCACCATGCTGCTGGTCAGCGCCGGTGCGCTCATCATCGGCCAGGCCTCTGCCGCCTCTGCGGCCACCCCCGCTCAGGTGCCGCGGGCAGTTGCAGCGGCCGCCGTCGTGTCGCAGCAGGCCGCCGCGGTGACGACCGCGGCACCGGCCACAGCGCAGTCCCTGCCGACCTACGTCGTCAAGGCGCCGTCCGAGGGCCACCGCGACAGCCTGTGGCGCATCGCGGAGCAGCACCTGGGTGACGGCACCCGCTGGTCGGAGATCCAGCAGCTGAACGAGGGACGCCCTCAGCCCGACGGGGGCTCGCTCGGTTCCGACAGCCGGATCCGCCCGGGCTGGACGCTCCTGCTTCCGGCCGACGCCGTCGGGGATGACCTGCACCGTTCGACAGCCCAGACCGCCCCCGGCGGGGCGGGCGAGCACCTGGTCACCGTGGCCGAGGGCGACACCCTGTCCGGCATCGCCGAACGCGAGCTCGGGGACGGCGACAAGTACCCGCTGCTGCTGGAGGCCACGAAGGTCCTGGTGCAGCCCGATGGATCGCACCTGAGCGACCCGGACGAGCTGTTCCCCGGCGAGAAGATCGTGATTCCCGCCCCGGCCACCGCCACGCCGCCTGCGACGGCGCCGGCCGCTCAGCCGCCGGCCACGACCACTCCCGCTCAGACGCCCGCCCCGGACGCCACGGCCTCACCGAAGCTGGCCTCGCCCGCACCGACCGCGCCCGCGGAGGCCCCCACTGCTGCACCGGCAGCCGGCCCGGCGCAGATCCCGACCACCACGCAGCCGGCCCAGCACCCAATCGCAGAACCCGAGCACGCCCAGAGCGCGGCCGCCGACAACAGCAGCGACACCGTGCGCAACCTGGCCGTCGGCGGCGCGATCCTCGCCGCCGGCGTCCTGGCTAGCATCGGCCTGCGCCGCCTCCTGCAGCAGCGCCGCCGCAAGCCCACTCGCCGCATCCCCATGCCCGCCGGCGAGTCTGCAGGCCTGGAGCGACAGCTGCGCGCGACCACCAACCCGACCGGCCTGGCCCTGCTGGACCGCTCACTGCGGTCGATGGCCGCCCGCGCCGCCCACCTGGGCCAAGAGGTCCCGCAGCTCGAGGCCGTACGCGTCAGCGGGGATGCCGTCGAGCTGTACCTGGCTGCCCCGGCCGCACCGATCGCCCCGTTCACCGCCGCCGAGGAGGACACGGCGCTGTGGCGCTGCGGTTCCTCCACCCGCAACACCACCCTGCTGAGCGCCGAGGAAGCCGCCCGCACCCCGGCCCCCTACCCGACCCTGGTCAGCCTCGGCCACACCCCCGAAGGCGACCCGGTCCTGGTCGACCTGGAGACCGTGGGGCTGCTCTCCCTGGACGGATCCGACGGCGACGTCCTCGCGGTGCTGCGCGCTTTCAGCGTCGAGCTGGCCAACAGCATGCTCGCCGACGACCGTCTGCTGCTGCTCGCCGGCGTCGGCGAGCAGCTCGCCGAGCTCTACCCCGCGCACGCGGACTACTACGAGATGCTGCCCGAGGCCCTGGCCACGCTCGCCTCCCAGGACGCGTTCCAGCGCCAGGCCCTCGAAGAGGGCGGGCACTCCTCCCTGCGGGCCGCCCGTGTCAGCGACCCGGCCGCCGGCGACGCCTGGACCCCGCACATCCTGATCAGCACCGCCGAACCGGCCGCACCGCAGGCGGAGCAGCTGATCGACATCCTCCGTGCGCAGCCGAGGACGTCGATCGGCGTTATCGCGGGCAACCGCACCGATCTGCCGGTGGAGACCGGCTGGCGTATCCCGGCCGAGGCCGGCCTCGAGGTCGAGATCGACGGCCTCCCCTTCACTGTGATCCTCCAGCGCATCGAGCCGGACGCCTACCGGCATCTGGTGGACGTCCTGGCCACCGCCGAGCGGCGCGACACGCTCCCGGCTCCGGCCTGGACCCGGCCGACCACCACCACGGTGGCCGCCGAACCAACCGAGACCGAGGACGGCGCCGACCAGGGCACGGAGATGGGCGAGGAGCCGGTGCTCGTCGGGGCTGACGCCGCGACCGGGTCCGCGCTCGCCGCCCAGGTCACCTACACCGTCGGCCCCCGGCCGTCGCGCTGGGGCCGTCCACGATTCCGGTCACCGTCACCGTGCCGGTCGCGCTGGCCACGAACACCGGCGCGGCACCCGCCCTACCGGGCCCGCTCCCTGCGGCCGCAGGCGCCGCCGGCTCCTCCCGGGAGCCGCAGGACCTGGACCTGA
- a CDS encoding NUDIX domain-containing protein produces MPRRDFENDPNAPKANSLVPAASVVVVDHEGRVLLQRRTDNGMWALPGGKMDLGESLAGCGIRETREETGIDIEIMGIVGTYTDPGHVFAYDDGEIRQEFSICLLGRPIGGQLSTSNESTDVAWFTPKQVEALPMVPSIRKRVNDWRSGDIPVVR; encoded by the coding sequence ATGCCACGGCGTGACTTTGAGAACGACCCGAACGCCCCGAAGGCGAACAGCCTGGTCCCAGCTGCCTCCGTGGTCGTCGTCGACCACGAGGGCCGAGTTCTCCTCCAGCGCCGCACCGACAACGGCATGTGGGCACTTCCGGGCGGCAAGATGGACCTCGGCGAATCACTCGCCGGCTGCGGAATCCGGGAAACTCGCGAGGAAACCGGCATCGACATCGAGATCATGGGTATCGTCGGTACCTACACCGACCCGGGCCACGTCTTCGCCTACGACGACGGTGAAATCCGCCAGGAGTTCTCCATCTGCCTCCTCGGCCGGCCCATCGGCGGGCAGCTCAGCACCAGCAACGAATCCACCGACGTCGCATGGTTCACCCCGAAACAAGTCGAGGCACTACCGATGGTTCCAAGCATCCGCAAACGAGTGAACGACTGGCGCTCCGGCGACATCCCCGTCGTCCGCTGA
- a CDS encoding ATP-binding protein: MLPLTNEFDVQGRGDAARDARDRVVCMLQDWRLPLSEEILQAVRLCTSELVANAVEHGGGTCRVRASWTGSHLRVDVIDTSEAVPNADRPAWDAIRGRGMLLVDALATTWGWEPRGDGKTVYALFAQDAPAEPGAQPAPAPALAAG; this comes from the coding sequence GTGCTTCCGCTGACGAACGAGTTCGACGTTCAGGGCCGGGGTGACGCGGCGCGGGACGCTCGGGACCGGGTGGTGTGCATGCTGCAGGACTGGCGCCTGCCGCTGTCGGAGGAGATTCTCCAAGCCGTCCGGTTGTGTACCTCCGAGCTCGTGGCCAATGCCGTGGAGCATGGTGGTGGCACCTGCCGGGTCCGGGCCTCCTGGACCGGCAGTCACCTGCGGGTGGACGTCATCGACACCTCCGAGGCAGTCCCCAACGCCGATCGGCCCGCATGGGACGCCATCCGGGGTCGCGGCATGCTGCTGGTGGACGCCCTCGCGACGACGTGGGGCTGGGAGCCGAGAGGCGACGGCAAGACCGTCTACGCGCTGTTCGCCCAGGACGCCCCGGCAGAACCCGGGGCCCAGCCGGCACCCGCGCCCGCTCTGGCGGCCGGGTGA
- a CDS encoding anti-sigma factor yields MNTAPDLHTLSGAYALHALTQGEQDAFERHLAQCEACRTEVTEFAATLARLGCACALTPPPGMEERAIAAIEGLRQLPPRTLTDRIRPRILARRPRTIAARIVLAACLALTAGLGTIAVQQHDQAQQAETQSARLHTELTEFGALLTAPDVRSTTAATTDGTGSGTAIWSRARNQAAFLATGLPALPAGRAWELWLDEGGAPRPAGLLRSADSTLLLPTGIAGARALALTDEPAAGSPSPPPTPSCSSPSTDRTGSGRVRTKDGHVSFPGVARCNGHCQGSVGSELLRDSAYHQSSCGSTVVSTCARFPALLALQADS; encoded by the coding sequence ATGAACACCGCACCCGACCTGCACACCCTCTCCGGCGCCTACGCTCTGCACGCCCTCACCCAGGGCGAACAGGACGCGTTCGAGCGCCACCTCGCCCAGTGCGAGGCGTGCCGCACCGAGGTCACCGAATTCGCCGCCACCCTGGCCCGGCTCGGCTGCGCCTGCGCCCTCACGCCGCCGCCCGGGATGGAAGAACGGGCCATCGCCGCCATCGAAGGCCTCCGGCAACTGCCGCCACGCACCCTTACCGACCGAATCCGCCCCCGGATCCTCGCCCGGCGCCCCCGCACAATCGCCGCCCGCATCGTCCTGGCCGCCTGCCTCGCACTGACCGCCGGCCTCGGCACCATCGCCGTCCAGCAGCACGACCAAGCCCAGCAAGCCGAGACCCAATCCGCCCGGCTGCACACCGAACTCACCGAATTCGGCGCCCTGCTGACCGCCCCGGACGTGCGCAGCACCACCGCCGCCACCACCGACGGCACCGGCAGCGGCACCGCCATCTGGTCCCGGGCACGCAACCAGGCCGCCTTCCTCGCCACCGGGCTACCCGCCCTGCCCGCAGGCCGCGCATGGGAGCTGTGGCTCGACGAGGGCGGTGCACCACGCCCCGCCGGCCTCCTGCGCTCCGCCGACTCGACCCTGCTCCTGCCTACCGGCATCGCCGGCGCCCGGGCCCTCGCCCTCACCGACGAACCCGCAGCCGGCTCCCCCAGCCCACCACCGACCCCGTCCTGCTCCTCCCCGTCAACTGACCGAACCGGCTCCGGCCGGGTCCGCACAAAGGACGGGCATGTCTCCTTCCCGGGAGTAGCAAGGTGTAATGGTCATTGTCAGGGGTCGGTCGGCTCAGAGCTCCTCAGGGACTCCGCCTACCACCAGAGCAGTTGCGGTTCGACCGTCGTCAGTACCTGTGCCCGGTTCCCGGCGCTCCTCGCTCTCCAGGCCGATTCATGA
- a CDS encoding DUF6296 family protein, which yields MSVVAGRYLVTFPGRVGCHAPQRRIVVYALGIQGPHGHDLYADDSGRLQVEIAADGTVLPVGTDLAGALSHAEPLA from the coding sequence GTGAGTGTGGTGGCGGGTCGGTATCTGGTGACGTTCCCGGGCCGGGTGGGCTGCCATGCCCCGCAGCGCCGGATCGTGGTCTACGCCCTGGGCATCCAAGGACCCCACGGGCATGACCTGTATGCGGACGACAGCGGCCGGCTGCAAGTGGAGATCGCTGCCGACGGCACGGTCCTCCCGGTGGGCACGGACCTCGCGGGGGCCCTGTCCCATGCCGAGCCCCTGGCCTGA
- a CDS encoding bacterial transcriptional activator domain-containing protein — MPVALATNTGAAPALPGPLPAAAGAAGSSREPQDLDLIAEKDEQEQRARAAASISAAGADEADQEEDADPDEDVFGLAGTEDDEDPDWGEDEKDLDALIARYTQDADDEQGAEQAEDHGGVRDAEPDAEQQAAEDGEDDTVVGAEAQPVTVPSPAPTGANARVSHRLHNSSAVLAALTADAAEPSIPYVRLLGRVEVLGLGSGKQQDSRRRQLTEVAAWLVLNPGSSRLEFDEAMWPGARVDNQARNTLMSRARRWLGNKPDGSPYLPPITEGVYGLDLAVTCDWAQFQELYRTGHHGSGLDADIALAQALALVRGRPFAGTLATKYNWNEAWVQEMISAIEDAAHELAQRRLAERDHRAAAMAAARGLEAIPESELLYRDLFEVHAASGDRESLERAARRLHDLNEELGVDPEEETVELLETLLKGRRTATA; from the coding sequence GTGCCGGTCGCGCTGGCCACGAACACCGGCGCGGCACCCGCCCTACCGGGCCCGCTCCCTGCGGCCGCAGGCGCCGCCGGCTCCTCCCGGGAGCCGCAGGACCTGGACCTGATCGCCGAGAAGGACGAGCAGGAGCAGCGCGCCCGCGCCGCAGCCTCAATCAGTGCCGCCGGCGCGGACGAAGCCGACCAGGAAGAGGATGCGGACCCCGATGAGGATGTCTTCGGCCTGGCCGGCACCGAAGACGACGAGGATCCGGACTGGGGCGAGGACGAGAAGGACCTCGACGCCCTGATCGCCCGCTACACCCAGGACGCTGACGACGAGCAGGGCGCCGAGCAGGCAGAGGACCACGGCGGAGTCCGGGACGCAGAGCCGGACGCCGAGCAGCAGGCCGCGGAGGATGGGGAGGACGACACTGTGGTCGGTGCCGAGGCGCAGCCGGTCACCGTCCCGAGCCCGGCCCCGACTGGTGCGAACGCGCGGGTCAGCCACCGCTTGCACAACTCCTCTGCGGTCCTGGCTGCGCTCACCGCCGACGCCGCGGAGCCATCCATCCCGTACGTCCGGCTGCTGGGGCGCGTCGAGGTCCTCGGTCTGGGCAGCGGCAAGCAGCAGGACTCGCGGCGCCGTCAGCTCACCGAAGTGGCGGCCTGGCTCGTCCTGAACCCCGGCAGCAGCCGCCTGGAGTTCGACGAGGCCATGTGGCCCGGAGCCCGGGTGGACAACCAGGCCCGCAACACCTTGATGTCACGGGCCCGACGATGGCTCGGCAACAAGCCGGACGGCAGCCCCTACCTGCCCCCCATCACCGAGGGCGTGTACGGGCTCGACCTAGCGGTGACCTGCGACTGGGCGCAGTTCCAGGAGCTCTACCGGACCGGCCACCACGGCAGCGGCCTGGACGCGGACATCGCGCTCGCCCAGGCGCTCGCCCTGGTCCGCGGCAGGCCCTTCGCCGGCACCCTGGCCACCAAGTACAACTGGAACGAGGCCTGGGTCCAGGAGATGATCTCCGCGATCGAAGACGCCGCACACGAGCTCGCCCAGCGGCGCCTGGCCGAGCGGGACCACCGGGCGGCCGCGATGGCCGCCGCCCGCGGCCTGGAGGCCATTCCGGAGAGCGAACTGCTCTACCGCGACCTCTTCGAGGTCCACGCTGCCTCCGGGGACCGCGAGAGCCTGGAGCGCGCCGCGCGCCGACTGCACGACCTGAACGAAGAACTCGGCGTAGACCCGGAGGAGGAGACCGTCGAACTGCTCGAGACGCTGCTGAAGGGACGCCGTACCGCAACCGCTTGA